A region from the Streptomyces lydicus genome encodes:
- the sucB gene encoding 2-oxoglutarate dehydrogenase, E2 component, dihydrolipoamide succinyltransferase: protein MAVSVTLPALGESVTEGTVTRWLKAEGERVEADEPLLEVSTDKVDTEIPAPASGVLSAIKVAEDETVEVGAELALIDDGSGAPAAEAAPAAAEAPAAEAPAAEPQPEPAPAAEAPAPAAAPAGGAEGTPGASTGSAGASGTEVLLPALGESVTEGTVTRWLKEVGEEVQADEPLLEVSTDKVDTEIPAPASGTLLEIVVGEDETAEVGAKLAVIGAAGAAPAAAPAPAAPAPAAAPEPTPAPATAPAPAPAPAAAAPAPAAPAPAPQPAAAPAPAPAAAGEGDGAYVTPLVRKLAAENGVDLSTVKGTGVGGRIRKQDVTAAAEAAKAAAPAPAAAPAASKAPVIEASPLRGQTVKMPRMRKVIGDNMMKALHGQAQLTTVVEVDITAIMRMRNKAKDAFAQREGVKLSPMPFFVKAAVQALKAHPVVNARINEDEGTITYFDTENVGIAVDAEKGLMTPVIKDAGDLNIAGIARKTADLAGKVRANKITPDELSGATFTISNTGSRGALFDTVIVPPNQVGILGIGATVKRPVVINHPDLGETIAVRDMTYLALSYDHRLVDGADAARYLTTVKQILEAAEFETEIGL, encoded by the coding sequence ATGGCGGTTTCCGTAACCCTGCCGGCGCTCGGCGAGAGCGTCACCGAGGGCACCGTCACTCGCTGGCTCAAGGCCGAGGGTGAGCGCGTCGAGGCCGACGAGCCGCTGCTCGAGGTGTCGACCGACAAGGTCGACACCGAGATCCCCGCCCCGGCGTCCGGTGTCCTGTCCGCCATCAAGGTGGCCGAGGACGAGACCGTGGAGGTCGGCGCCGAGCTGGCCCTCATCGACGACGGCAGCGGTGCGCCCGCGGCCGAGGCGGCCCCGGCCGCCGCCGAGGCGCCCGCCGCCGAGGCCCCCGCGGCCGAGCCGCAGCCCGAGCCGGCTCCGGCCGCCGAGGCCCCCGCCCCCGCCGCTGCCCCCGCGGGCGGCGCCGAGGGCACCCCCGGTGCAAGCACCGGCTCCGCTGGAGCCTCCGGCACTGAAGTTCTCCTCCCCGCGCTCGGCGAGAGCGTCACCGAGGGCACCGTCACCCGCTGGCTGAAGGAGGTCGGCGAGGAGGTCCAGGCCGACGAGCCGCTGCTGGAGGTCTCGACCGACAAGGTCGACACCGAGATCCCCGCCCCGGCGTCCGGCACCCTGCTGGAGATCGTCGTCGGTGAGGACGAGACGGCCGAGGTCGGCGCCAAGCTCGCCGTCATCGGTGCCGCAGGTGCCGCTCCGGCCGCCGCCCCGGCTCCGGCCGCGCCGGCCCCGGCCGCCGCTCCGGAGCCCACCCCGGCACCGGCCACCGCGCCGGCCCCGGCTCCCGCTCCGGCCGCTGCCGCCCCGGCTCCGGCCGCGCCGGCTCCGGCCCCCCAGCCGGCCGCTGCCCCCGCCCCGGCCCCCGCGGCCGCCGGTGAGGGCGACGGCGCCTACGTCACCCCGCTGGTGCGCAAGCTCGCCGCGGAGAACGGCGTCGACCTGTCCACGGTCAAGGGCACCGGTGTCGGTGGCCGCATCCGCAAGCAGGACGTCACCGCAGCCGCCGAGGCCGCCAAGGCCGCAGCCCCGGCTCCGGCCGCCGCCCCGGCCGCCTCCAAGGCCCCGGTCATCGAGGCGTCCCCGCTGCGCGGCCAGACCGTCAAGATGCCGCGGATGCGCAAGGTCATCGGCGACAACATGATGAAGGCCCTGCACGGCCAGGCGCAGCTGACCACCGTGGTCGAGGTGGACATCACCGCGATCATGCGGATGCGCAACAAGGCCAAGGACGCGTTCGCGCAGCGTGAGGGCGTCAAGCTCTCCCCGATGCCGTTCTTCGTCAAGGCCGCGGTCCAGGCGCTGAAGGCCCACCCGGTCGTCAACGCCCGGATCAACGAGGACGAGGGCACCATCACCTACTTCGACACCGAGAACGTCGGTATCGCGGTGGACGCGGAGAAGGGCCTGATGACCCCGGTCATCAAGGACGCCGGTGACCTCAACATCGCCGGTATCGCCCGCAAGACGGCGGACCTGGCGGGCAAGGTCCGCGCGAACAAGATCACGCCGGACGAGCTGTCCGGTGCGACCTTCACCATCAGCAACACCGGTTCGCGCGGCGCCCTGTTCGACACCGTCATCGTGCCCCCGAACCAGGTCGGCATCCTGGGCATCGGTGCGACCGTCAAGCGCCCGGTGGTCATCAACCACCCGGACCTCGGCGAGACCATCGCGGTGCGCGACATGACCTACCTGGCGCTCTCCTACGACCACCGTCTGGTGGACGGCGCGGACGCCGCCCGTTACCTGACCACGGTCAAGCAGATCCTGGAGGCCGCCGAGTTCGAGACCGAGATCGGTCTCTGA
- a CDS encoding helix-turn-helix transcriptional regulator produces the protein MRAARLIKMVLLLQARPSMTAAELARELEVSERTVARDVLSLSEAGVPVYADRGRAGGYRLIGGYRTRLTGLGRSEAEALFLSGVPSALREMGLADAASAARLKVSAALLPELRDAATGAAQRFHLDAPGWYQEPETPALLPKIADAVWDDRRITARYLRKDTEVERELEPYGLVLKAGVWYLAARTQGDYRVYRVDRFTEVAPTGSGATSGTDDANDADDADRTDKTDTTDGRFARDASFDLPEFWAQRAAQFARSILREEVVLRLSPRGVRQLPYVTERAAAREAIERAQTADGPDEHSRLTVTLAVESAEVAYAQLLALGPEGDILAPPELRERFASAARRMAALYPEGDTAGAGPDADGPGEGKPGETGPGHGGP, from the coding sequence ATGCGCGCTGCCCGCCTGATCAAAATGGTGCTACTGCTGCAGGCACGACCATCGATGACGGCCGCCGAGCTGGCACGGGAGCTGGAGGTCTCCGAGCGTACGGTCGCCCGGGACGTCCTCTCGCTCTCCGAGGCCGGGGTGCCCGTATACGCGGACCGCGGCCGAGCCGGCGGCTACCGCCTCATTGGCGGCTACCGCACACGGCTCACCGGCCTCGGCCGCAGCGAGGCGGAAGCCCTCTTCCTGTCCGGAGTGCCCTCCGCCCTGCGCGAGATGGGCCTTGCCGACGCCGCGTCCGCCGCCCGGCTGAAGGTCTCCGCCGCCCTGCTGCCCGAGCTGCGGGACGCCGCGACCGGCGCCGCCCAGCGCTTTCACCTCGACGCACCGGGGTGGTATCAGGAGCCCGAGACACCCGCCCTGCTCCCCAAGATCGCCGACGCGGTCTGGGACGACCGCCGGATCACCGCCCGCTACCTCCGCAAGGACACCGAGGTGGAACGGGAGTTGGAGCCGTACGGCCTCGTACTGAAGGCAGGCGTCTGGTATCTGGCGGCGCGTACACAGGGCGACTACCGCGTCTACCGTGTCGACCGGTTCACCGAGGTGGCGCCCACCGGGAGCGGCGCCACCTCCGGGACCGACGACGCAAACGACGCAGACGACGCCGACCGCACCGACAAAACCGACACCACCGACGGGCGGTTCGCCCGCGACGCCTCCTTCGACCTCCCGGAGTTCTGGGCACAGCGGGCGGCCCAGTTCGCCCGGTCGATCCTGCGCGAGGAGGTGGTGCTGCGGCTCTCCCCACGCGGCGTCCGCCAACTGCCGTACGTCACCGAACGCGCCGCGGCCCGCGAGGCGATCGAGCGGGCGCAGACCGCGGACGGTCCCGACGAGCACAGCCGGCTGACCGTGACACTCGCCGTGGAGTCCGCCGAGGTCGCCTACGCCCAGCTGCTGGCGCTCGGCCCGGAGGGCGACATCCTCGCACCTCCCGAACTGCGTGAGCGCTTCGCCTCGGCCGCCCGCCGGATGGCCGCGCTGTACCCGGAGGGGGACACGGCAGGAGCCGGGCCGGACGCGGACGGACCGGGCGAGGGCAAACCAGGCGAGACCGGACCTGGCCACGGCGGCCCGTGA
- a CDS encoding leucyl aminopeptidase, whose translation MTALTLSTSSAATVRADAVVVGVAKGAKGVVVAPGAEAVDKAFGGKLAAVLETLGASGAEGEVTKLPAADGLKAPVVLAAGLGEAPGKDEAYDTEALRRAAGSAARALTGTKKAAFALPVEDAEAAAAVSEGALLGAYSFTAYRSNGNGAKGGKKNDAKSAPLAEVALLGGKPRDKEFKAAAERAQALTAEINRARDLINMPPNALDPKTFAAEAQAAAKEFGLKVEVLDEKALKKGGYGGLMGVGQGAETPPRLVRIAYTHPKADKTLALVGKGITYDSGGISLKPAGHNETMKCDMSGAAAVFAAVVAAARLGLQVNVTGWLALAENMPSGSATRPGDVLTMYSGKTVEVLNTDAEGRLVLADALTRASEETPDAIVDVATLTGAMVLALGNRTFGIMANDDAFRTSIHEIAEEVGEQSWPMPMPSELRKGMDSPVADIANMGERMGGGLVAGLFLKEFIGEGITWAHLDIAGPAFHEGAPWGYTPKGGTGSAVRTLVRLAERTAAGDLG comes from the coding sequence CGCGGATGCCGTCGTCGTCGGCGTGGCCAAGGGCGCCAAGGGCGTCGTTGTCGCCCCCGGCGCCGAGGCCGTGGACAAGGCCTTCGGCGGCAAGCTCGCCGCTGTGCTGGAGACCCTCGGCGCAAGTGGTGCCGAGGGCGAGGTGACCAAGCTGCCCGCCGCCGACGGTCTCAAGGCCCCGGTCGTGCTGGCGGCCGGCCTCGGCGAGGCGCCGGGCAAGGACGAGGCCTACGACACCGAGGCACTGCGGCGCGCCGCGGGCAGCGCCGCCCGCGCCCTGACCGGCACCAAGAAGGCCGCCTTCGCGCTGCCGGTCGAGGACGCCGAGGCGGCCGCCGCGGTGAGCGAGGGCGCGCTGCTCGGCGCGTACTCCTTCACCGCCTACCGCAGCAACGGCAACGGCGCCAAGGGCGGCAAGAAGAACGACGCCAAGTCGGCGCCGCTCGCGGAGGTCGCGCTCCTGGGCGGCAAGCCGCGTGACAAGGAGTTCAAGGCCGCCGCCGAGCGCGCCCAGGCGCTGACCGCGGAGATCAACCGCGCCCGCGACCTGATCAACATGCCCCCCAACGCCCTCGACCCGAAGACCTTCGCGGCCGAGGCGCAGGCCGCGGCCAAGGAGTTCGGCCTCAAGGTCGAGGTACTGGACGAGAAGGCGCTCAAGAAGGGCGGCTACGGCGGCCTGATGGGCGTCGGCCAGGGCGCGGAGACCCCGCCGCGGCTGGTGCGGATCGCGTACACCCACCCCAAGGCGGACAAGACCCTGGCCCTGGTCGGCAAGGGCATCACCTACGACTCGGGCGGCATCTCGCTCAAGCCGGCCGGCCACAACGAGACCATGAAGTGCGACATGAGCGGTGCGGCCGCCGTGTTCGCCGCGGTCGTGGCCGCCGCCCGCCTCGGCCTGCAGGTGAACGTCACCGGCTGGCTGGCGCTCGCCGAGAACATGCCGTCCGGCTCCGCCACCCGTCCCGGTGACGTGCTGACCATGTACAGCGGCAAGACCGTCGAGGTGCTGAACACCGACGCCGAGGGCCGTCTGGTGCTGGCCGACGCGCTGACCCGCGCCTCGGAGGAGACCCCGGACGCGATCGTGGACGTCGCCACCCTGACCGGCGCGATGGTGCTGGCGCTCGGCAACCGCACCTTCGGGATCATGGCCAACGACGACGCGTTCCGCACCTCGATCCACGAGATCGCGGAGGAGGTCGGCGAGCAGTCCTGGCCCATGCCGATGCCGTCCGAGCTGCGCAAGGGCATGGACTCCCCGGTTGCCGACATCGCCAACATGGGTGAGCGGATGGGCGGCGGCCTGGTCGCCGGGCTCTTCCTGAAGGAGTTCATCGGCGAGGGCATCACCTGGGCCCACCTGGACATCGCGGGCCCGGCGTTCCACGAAGGCGCGCCGTGGGGCTACACCCCCAAGGGCGGCACGGGATCCGCGGTGCGCACCCTGGTGCGGCTGGCGGAGCGCACCGCCGCGGGCGACCTGGGCTGA
- the aceE gene encoding pyruvate dehydrogenase (acetyl-transferring), homodimeric type has product MPDPVRLPYSQLDQLPDRDPEETAEWRESLDAVTEAAGPQRAAYLMRRALEHTARTEGTALPSLLETDYVNTIPTSAEPAFPGDEAMEARITAWNRWNAAAMVTRGSALGLGGHIATFASAAWLYETGFQHFFRGKEGDGSGDQLYIQGHASPGVYARAFLEGRLTEDHLDHFRQEAGGEGLPSYPHPRRLPWLWEFPTVSMGLGPLSAIYQARFNRYLEHRGIKDTAHSHVWAFLGDGEMDEPESTAALALAGREGLDNLTFVINCNLQRLDGPVRPNFKIVQELEAQFRAAGWNVVKSLWGQAWDEVFALDTDGALIRRLGETPDAQFQTYATRDAAYLREHFFGANESLQALARNLTDAKLLELFQTSRAGHEPRKVYAAYKAAVEHRGAPTVILAQTVKGYTLGAGFESRNANHQMKKLTMAEFRTMRDVLELPIPDSALEGDRVPYWRPADDSPEMVYLRERRAALDGPAPARKVVAKPLPMPADKTFDALKKGSGSQEIATTMAFVRLVKDLMRDKETGKRWVPIVPDEARTFGMESLFPTAGLYSPKGATYDPVDRDQLLWYKEAKDGQILNEGITEAGSLADFTAAATSYATHGEPMIPFYIFYSMFGWQRTADQFWALADQLGRGFVIGATAGRTTMTGEGLQHADGHSHLIASTNPAALSYDPAFAYEVAVIVKEGLRRMYGPDAEDVFYYLTVYNETKVQPAMPEGVEEGILKGLYRFNEGTRPEADSPQLQLLASGTAIHWALEAQQLLADDWGVAADVWSAPSWTELRRDALECDAARMEGEDRIPYITRALAGAPGPVVAVSDWMRAVPDQIAPWVEQDWTSIGTDGFGLSDTREAARRHFGVDPQSVVVQALAALARRGQVKPEAVKEARERYGL; this is encoded by the coding sequence ATGCCCGATCCCGTGCGCCTGCCGTACAGCCAGCTCGACCAGCTCCCGGACCGCGACCCCGAGGAGACCGCCGAGTGGCGCGAGTCGCTTGACGCCGTCACCGAGGCAGCGGGCCCCCAGCGCGCCGCGTACCTGATGCGCCGCGCCCTGGAGCACACCGCGCGCACCGAAGGCACCGCCCTGCCGTCCCTCCTGGAGACGGACTACGTCAACACCATCCCGACCTCCGCCGAACCCGCCTTCCCCGGCGACGAGGCGATGGAGGCCCGGATCACGGCCTGGAACCGCTGGAACGCCGCCGCGATGGTGACCCGCGGCTCCGCGCTGGGCCTCGGCGGCCACATCGCCACCTTCGCCTCCGCCGCCTGGCTCTACGAGACCGGCTTCCAGCACTTCTTCCGCGGCAAGGAGGGGGACGGCAGCGGCGACCAGCTCTACATCCAGGGCCATGCCTCCCCCGGCGTCTACGCCCGCGCCTTCCTCGAAGGCCGCCTCACCGAGGACCACCTCGACCACTTCCGCCAGGAGGCCGGCGGCGAGGGCCTGCCCTCCTACCCGCACCCGCGGCGGCTGCCCTGGCTGTGGGAGTTCCCCACCGTCTCCATGGGCCTGGGCCCGCTCTCCGCCATCTACCAGGCGCGCTTCAACCGCTACCTGGAGCACCGCGGCATCAAGGACACCGCCCACTCCCACGTCTGGGCGTTCCTGGGCGACGGCGAGATGGACGAGCCCGAGTCGACCGCCGCACTGGCCCTCGCGGGCCGCGAGGGCCTGGACAACCTGACCTTCGTCATCAACTGCAACCTCCAGCGCCTCGACGGCCCGGTCCGTCCCAACTTCAAGATCGTGCAGGAGCTGGAGGCCCAGTTCCGCGCGGCCGGCTGGAACGTCGTCAAGTCGCTGTGGGGCCAGGCCTGGGACGAGGTCTTCGCGCTCGACACCGACGGCGCGCTGATCCGCCGCCTCGGCGAGACCCCCGACGCGCAGTTCCAGACGTACGCCACCCGCGACGCCGCCTACCTGCGCGAGCACTTCTTCGGCGCCAACGAGTCCCTGCAGGCCCTGGCCCGCAACCTCACCGACGCCAAGCTGCTGGAGCTGTTCCAGACCTCCCGCGCCGGCCACGAGCCGCGCAAGGTGTACGCCGCCTACAAGGCCGCCGTCGAGCACCGGGGCGCGCCGACCGTCATCCTGGCGCAGACCGTCAAGGGCTACACCCTCGGCGCGGGCTTCGAGTCCCGCAACGCCAACCACCAGATGAAGAAGCTCACCATGGCGGAGTTCCGCACCATGCGTGACGTGCTCGAACTCCCCATCCCCGACAGCGCGCTGGAGGGCGACCGGGTGCCGTACTGGCGCCCCGCCGACGACTCCCCCGAGATGGTCTACCTGCGCGAACGCCGCGCCGCCCTCGACGGCCCGGCCCCCGCCCGCAAGGTCGTCGCCAAGCCGCTGCCGATGCCCGCCGACAAGACCTTCGACGCCTTGAAGAAGGGCTCCGGCAGCCAGGAGATCGCCACCACCATGGCGTTCGTCCGGCTGGTCAAGGACCTGATGCGGGACAAGGAGACCGGCAAGCGCTGGGTCCCGATCGTCCCCGACGAGGCCCGCACCTTCGGCATGGAATCGCTCTTCCCGACCGCCGGCCTCTACTCCCCCAAGGGCGCGACCTACGACCCGGTCGACCGCGATCAGCTGCTCTGGTACAAGGAAGCCAAGGACGGCCAGATCCTCAACGAGGGCATCACCGAGGCCGGTTCGCTCGCCGACTTCACCGCCGCCGCGACGTCCTACGCGACGCACGGCGAGCCGATGATCCCCTTCTACATCTTCTACTCGATGTTCGGCTGGCAGCGCACCGCCGACCAGTTCTGGGCGCTGGCCGACCAGTTGGGCCGCGGCTTCGTCATCGGCGCCACCGCCGGCCGCACCACGATGACCGGCGAGGGCCTCCAGCACGCCGACGGCCACTCCCACCTGATCGCCTCCACCAACCCGGCGGCGCTCTCCTACGACCCGGCCTTCGCCTACGAGGTGGCCGTGATCGTCAAGGAGGGCCTGCGCCGGATGTACGGCCCCGACGCCGAGGACGTCTTCTACTACCTCACGGTCTACAACGAGACCAAGGTCCAGCCGGCCATGCCCGAGGGCGTCGAGGAGGGCATCCTCAAGGGCCTGTACCGCTTCAACGAGGGCACCAGGCCCGAGGCCGACAGCCCGCAGCTGCAGCTCCTCGCGTCCGGTACCGCCATCCACTGGGCCCTGGAGGCGCAGCAGCTGCTGGCCGACGACTGGGGCGTGGCGGCGGACGTCTGGTCGGCGCCGTCCTGGACGGAGCTGCGCCGCGACGCCCTGGAGTGCGATGCCGCCCGCATGGAGGGCGAGGACCGTATCCCGTACATCACCCGTGCGCTGGCCGGCGCCCCCGGCCCGGTCGTCGCGGTGAGCGACTGGATGCGGGCGGTCCCCGACCAGATCGCCCCCTGGGTCGAGCAGGACTGGACCTCCATCGGCACCGACGGCTTCGGCCTGTCCGACACCCGCGAGGCGGCCCGCCGCCACTTCGGCGTCGACCCGCAGTCGGTGGTCGTCCAGGCGCTCGCCGCCCTCGCCCGTCGCGGCCAGGTCAAGCCGGAGGCGGTCAAGGAGGCCAGGGAGCGCTACGGCCTGTGA
- the lpdA gene encoding dihydrolipoyl dehydrogenase produces the protein MANDASTVFDLVILGGGSGGYAAALRGAQLGLDVALIEKGKVGGTCLHNGCIPTKALLHAGEIADQARESEQFGVKATFEGIDIKAVHKYKDEVISGLYKGLQGLIASRKVTYIEGEGRLSSPTSVDVNGQRVQGRHVLLATGSVPKSLPGLEIDGNRIISSDHALTLDRVPKSAIVLGGGVIGVEFASAWKSFGTDVTIVEGLKHLVPVEDENSSKLLERAFRKRGIKFNLGTFFDKAEYTADGVKVTLADGKTFEAEVLLVAIGRGPVSAGLGYEEQGVAMDRGYVLVDEYMQTNVPTISAVGDLVPTLQLAHVGFAEGMLVAERLAGQKTVPIDYDGVPRVTYCHPEVASVGITEAKAKELYGADKVVALKYNLAGNGKSKILKTTGEIKLVQVKDGAVVGVHMVGDRMGEQVGEAQLVYNWEALPAEVAQLIHAHPTQNEALGEAHLALAGKPLHSHD, from the coding sequence GTGGCGAACGACGCCAGCACCGTTTTCGACCTAGTGATCCTCGGAGGCGGTAGCGGTGGTTACGCCGCTGCCCTGCGCGGGGCGCAGCTGGGCCTGGACGTCGCCCTGATCGAGAAGGGCAAGGTCGGCGGTACCTGCCTGCACAACGGCTGCATCCCCACCAAGGCGCTGCTGCACGCCGGTGAGATCGCCGACCAGGCTCGCGAGAGCGAGCAGTTCGGTGTCAAGGCCACCTTCGAGGGCATCGACATCAAGGCGGTCCACAAGTACAAGGACGAGGTCATCTCGGGCCTGTACAAGGGCCTGCAGGGCCTGATCGCCTCTCGCAAGGTGACCTACATCGAGGGCGAGGGCCGGCTGTCCTCCCCGACCTCCGTCGATGTGAACGGCCAGCGTGTCCAGGGCCGCCACGTCCTGCTGGCGACCGGCTCCGTGCCGAAGTCGCTGCCGGGCCTGGAGATCGACGGCAACCGCATCATCTCCTCGGACCACGCGCTCACGCTGGACCGCGTGCCGAAGTCCGCGATCGTGCTGGGCGGCGGCGTCATCGGCGTCGAGTTCGCCTCCGCGTGGAAGTCCTTCGGCACCGACGTGACCATCGTCGAGGGCCTCAAGCACCTCGTCCCGGTCGAGGACGAGAACAGCTCCAAGCTGCTGGAGCGGGCCTTCCGCAAGCGCGGCATCAAGTTCAACCTCGGCACCTTCTTCGACAAGGCCGAGTACACCGCCGACGGCGTGAAGGTCACCCTCGCCGACGGCAAGACCTTCGAGGCCGAGGTGCTGCTGGTCGCGATCGGCCGCGGGCCGGTCTCGGCGGGCCTGGGCTACGAGGAGCAGGGCGTCGCGATGGACCGCGGCTACGTCCTCGTCGACGAGTACATGCAGACCAACGTGCCGACCATCTCGGCCGTCGGTGACCTCGTTCCCACCCTCCAGCTCGCCCACGTCGGCTTCGCCGAGGGCATGCTGGTGGCGGAGCGGCTGGCCGGTCAGAAGACCGTGCCGATCGACTACGACGGCGTGCCGCGCGTCACGTACTGCCACCCCGAGGTCGCTTCGGTGGGCATCACCGAGGCCAAGGCCAAGGAGCTGTACGGCGCCGACAAGGTCGTCGCTCTCAAGTACAACCTCGCGGGCAACGGCAAGAGCAAGATCCTGAAGACCACGGGCGAGATCAAGCTCGTCCAGGTCAAGGACGGTGCCGTGGTCGGCGTCCACATGGTCGGTGACCGTATGGGCGAGCAGGTCGGTGAGGCCCAGCTGGTCTACAACTGGGAGGCCCTGCCGGCCGAGGTTGCGCAGCTCATCCACGCGCACCCGACGCAGAACGAGGCCCTCGGCGAGGCCCACCTGGCCCTGGCCGGCAAGCCTCTCCACTCCCACGACTGA
- a CDS encoding GntR family transcriptional regulator, whose protein sequence is MTPPVVHSLREQIREHILEGIVSGRWQPGERIVERRIAVELEVSQTPVREALRELESLQLIESAPNKGVRVRNLTADDLKESYPVRAGLEQVAAELAAGRLAEDTVALEHEVAALRAADLAGDGEAQVRHTVAFHREIVQAAGNAVLLHTWESLGIEVWTTLSIRWFSPEPRSHAQDHQEIVDAFRRRDPKIGALLKSHVLSCAPRV, encoded by the coding sequence ATGACCCCGCCCGTCGTCCATTCGCTGCGCGAGCAGATCCGCGAGCACATCCTCGAGGGGATCGTCAGCGGCCGCTGGCAGCCGGGCGAGCGGATCGTGGAGCGGCGGATCGCGGTGGAGCTGGAGGTCAGCCAGACGCCCGTACGGGAGGCGCTGCGGGAGCTGGAATCGCTGCAGCTGATCGAGTCGGCACCCAACAAGGGCGTACGGGTACGGAATCTGACCGCGGACGACCTCAAGGAGAGCTACCCGGTGCGGGCCGGCCTGGAGCAGGTGGCCGCCGAACTGGCCGCGGGGCGGCTGGCCGAGGACACCGTGGCGCTGGAGCACGAGGTGGCGGCGCTGCGCGCGGCGGACCTGGCCGGTGACGGCGAGGCGCAGGTGCGGCACACCGTGGCCTTCCACCGGGAGATCGTGCAGGCGGCCGGGAACGCCGTCCTGCTGCACACCTGGGAGTCGCTGGGCATCGAGGTCTGGACGACGCTGTCGATCCGCTGGTTCAGCCCGGAGCCGCGTTCGCACGCCCAGGACCACCAGGAGATCGTGGACGCGTTCCGGCGGCGCGACCCGAAGATCGGCGCCTTGCTCAAGTCACACGTCCTGAGCTGCGCACCTCGGGTCTGA